The following proteins are co-located in the Gossypium hirsutum isolate 1008001.06 chromosome A02, Gossypium_hirsutum_v2.1, whole genome shotgun sequence genome:
- the LOC107952222 gene encoding uncharacterized protein, which produces MICLYLSQPYSASLFSLNPSLIPSSIPKFKPAFHCFPKIHKKKKKINRGICRAEFSPDAPLAAAIGACMLSSLLLPAADTGEVDGGSSIIDAGDTRFAAMGIISFIPYFNWLSWVFAWLDSGKRRYAVYSVVYLVPYLRSNFSLSPEDSWLPIASILFCIVHVQLEASIRNGDLQGFQIFSEAAKHLSSRSREEDEHFKGYNEPKKGEHRNQPDAEEHSRNEIPHWGIPKRPSQHHEQLNDLEDDGKSEH; this is translated from the exons ATGATCTGCCTTTACCTTTCTCAACCCTATTCcgcttctttattttctttaaacccTTCACTCATACCCTCTTCAATACCCAAATTTAAACCTGCTTTTCATTGCTTTCCTAAAATCCACaaaaag AAGAAGAAGATTAATAGAGGAATATGCAGAGCGGAGTTTTCACCGGATGCTCCCCTTGCGGCTGCAATCGGCGCCTGTATGCTGAGTTCACTACTTCTTCCTGCCGCCGATACAGGGGAAGTAGATGGTGGTAGTTCGATTATTGATGCAGGGGATACGAGGTTTGCGGCTATGGGAATTATTAGTTTTATCCCTTACTTCAATTGGCTG AGCTGGGTTTTTGCTTGGCTTGATTCTGGAAAGCGGCGCTACGCCGTGTATTCTGTTGTATACTTGGTTCCTTACCTCAG GTCAAATTTCTCTCTTTCCCCAGAAGATAGCTGGCTTCCTATTGCTAGCATACTATTTTGCATTGTTCATGTTCAG CTGGAAGCAAGCATAAGAAATGGCGATCTTCAAGGCTTTCAAATTTTTAGTGAGGCTGCTAAGCATCTTTCATCAAGGAGTAGAGAGGAAGATGAACATTTCAAAGGGTATAATGAACCCAAG AAAGGAGAACATAGGAATCAGCCTGATGCTGAAGAACATTCAAGAAATGAGATCCCGCATTGGGGAATTCCGAAAAGGCCCTCACAACATCATGAACAGCTGAATGATTTGGAGGATGATGGAAAAAGTGAACACTAG